Part of the Ruania alba genome is shown below.
GTGCGGCGGATTTCGCTGCCGTGGCCGAAGCGGCAGGTCTGCCGACCGACGAGGCCCGCGGACTTGCCGAGCTGTTCGTGGACCTGCTCGACGGGCACAACAGCGCCACGACCACCACCGTGGCGGACGTGCTCGGCAGGCCGGCTCGCTCGCTGGAAGAGTTCGCGGCCGAGGCGGCGGCCGGCGGGGCTTGGGCTAGGGCATGAGCGAGGCCGCATGGGCCCGATCTGGATACGGTGGAACCAACCTCGTCGGTGCCCTGGCCCGCCGCACTCAGGGTGTCCACGTCTCCTGGAAATCGGGGTGGTCGGAGTAGAGAGTCGCGAGGTGGCGTAGCCCTGAGGGGTACTCACCGACGCGTTCGAGCTCGTGCCAGTCACGAAACGCGCCGAACTCGTTCCCGGAGAGGCCTGCGGTCTCCCACAGTTCCTGGACGAGTGCCCGTTTGACTGCGCACTCGGCGAGAATCCGCTCGCGTCCGAAGGGATGCAGGCCAGCGCCCACTCCGGCCGGGATTCGCAACGCCGCGGCCTCGTCGTCGTCGATCCGGGCATGGATGAACTCGGTGATGGTCACTCATCATGGTCGCACGGCACCACCAACCCCGCTCCTGCCGGCAGCGCGTGGACGTATCGACGGCGCTGAGTGAGTTGCTGCCAGATCTGGCACCAGTGGCCTGAGAGGCGTCGATACTTCCGCGGCCGGCTACTCGATGATCTCGCCCTCGGGAGAGGACGTACCAGACGTCGTTCACGCCCTGGCCGGTGGTGTCGCCGGGGGCGGAGTCCTGCACCCAGTAGTACAGCGGCCAGCCGTTGTACGAGGCCTGGACCGTGCCGTCGGAGCGTTCGAGGCTGCCGAGCAGCGACGTGTCGATACCTTCGCCCGCCTCCGGTTCACCCTCCAGGGCCGGCCATGCTTCGAGGCAGTCGCCCTCGCAGTTGCTCACGCCTTCTTCGTCGTTGGTGAACATGTACAAGGTCATGCCCTCACCATCGACCAGGATCGTGCCGAGGTCGGTCTCGGCGGTGGTGACAGTCGGGGCGGCGGCCATCTCGCCGTTGTCGCCTTCCTCGCCGCTCTCCTCGGTGGCCTCGCCCTCCTCGGTTGTCTCCTCCTCGGCAGGGGCGCCGCCTCCGTAGCCTCCGCCCGCGCCCTCGTCCGTGTCGCCCTCGTCGGCGGAGCCGCATCCTGCCAGCAGGAGGCCCGCGCCCATGAGGGTCGCCGTCAGTATGGTCCGGGTCCGTCGCATGGTCTTCTCCACTCGTCGTGCGTCAGCACCGGCCGAACGGCCGGCGTCGAGACGGGGACGAAGGGATTGCTCGAGCTGAGGAACAGCGGGATCCGCGTACCGGCAATCCCTCCACCCGGGCTGAGCCGTATCGTGAAGTATGGGAGCCATGTCACGCGCCGACCGGGCCGCCGACGCCGCCCTGCTGGCCGGGCTGGCGGTGGACGATCCCGGTGCGTCGGCGGCGTTCGTTCGGCGGTTCCAGAGCGCGGTGTTCGGGATGGCAGTGAGCATCACCCGCGACGCGGCGCTCGCCGAGGACGTGAGCCAGGAGGTGTTCTTGCGTGCCTGGGGAGCGGCCGGCGGTTACGACGCACGGCGTGCTTCGGTGCTCACCTGGATCCTCACCATCGCCCGCAACGCCGCCATCGACGCCGTACGGGCCCGGCGCAGCACTCCCACCGAGGACGACGTCCTCGATCGGCTCGTGCAGGACACACTGACCACCTCGCCGGACCTGGAGGAGACGGCCGTGCACCGCGTCGAGGCTGAGCGTGCGGTGCGCCGGCTGCACCGCCTCTCACCCGAGCAGGCGCGCGCCGTGGTGCTGGCCGTGCTCGGCGGGTGTACGGCCGCGGAGGTGAGTGTGCGGGAGAAGATCCCCCTGGGCACCGCCAAGACCCGGATCCGTGACGGGCTCAGGAAACTACGACGAGGTGTCGAGACCGAACAAGGAGGCGGATCATGACGTCCAGCCGGAACGCCGAGTGGCACCCCGACGAGGACGCCCTCATCGAGGTGGCGCTCGATCACGCCGATGCCGACACCCGTATCCGGGTGAGTGACCACCTGGCCGCGTGCAGCGCCTGCCGCCACGACTACGACGAGCGCGCCGGTGCGATCGAGCAGGTGCTCCCCGCCGTACCCCGGCACGCACCGGGACCCGACTTCGAGTCCGACGTGCTGGCGCGGTTGCGGGCTGAGCGAACAGGGGAGCCCGGGAGAGGCGCGCCTCGCACCAGGGCGAGCGGCCGCCGTCGGGCCATCTTCGCCGTGGCAGCGGCATGGCTGTTGGGCCTCGCCCTGGGAGCGGGGGCGGTGGCGCTGCTGGACGGCGGAACGGAAGCCCCGCCATCAGCCGCCGCCGAGTGGTCGGCCCCCTTGCTGACCGCGGACGGCACCCGGATCGGGCAGGTGTCCCGCGGCTGGGGCCCGGACGGGCCGATGCTCGTGGTGGACGTGGCCGAGGGACCCGTGGGGGTGGAATACACCTGCCTCGTGGAGTACGCCGACGGTACGAAGGCGGACCTGGGAGCGTGGGCGCTGAGCGCGGACTCGCCGAACCGGTGGATCGTGGCCGATGACGGCGTCACGTCGGTGGATCTGGTGGCCGAGAGTGGGCAGGTGTGGTCCAGCGCCGAACTGTGAGGCATCCTCAAGGATCGAAGCAGTCCGGTTGAATCTCGGCCTTACCGCAGCCCGCCGCTCCTACGGGGAAGGCAGCCGCACGACTCACGCTCAGCCAGCGCATAGTTGGCAACGTTGATGGTCTGGACGAGCTCGTCCTTTCGCTGGTCCAGTGCCTCGATGGCCGCTCCGGCTATGTCAATGGTCGGCGCGACCAGCGACGTCAGCGAGGGCACTGTGAACTGGGCAAGTTCTGTCGCGTTGGCGACGGCGAGTGCCAGATCGCCGGGCACCGCGACGCCACGCTCATACAGTCGACGCAGGACGCCGAACGCCTGAACGTCGGTTGCCACCAGTGCTGCGGTGGGAGCCGGGTCCATCGCGAGCAACTGCTCGACGGCGTCGTAGCCGCCGGGTTCGGTCAGGGGCGCTGCGACGACATAGTCGTCGCCGGAATGTAGGTGGTTCTCGGCCATCACATCGCGCCAGCCCTCATAGCGTCGTTGAGTGGAAACGATGCCCTCAGGGCCGCCGAGCAAGGCAATCTTCTTGTGGCCATGGCTGATCAGGTGCTGTGTCACCAGTGCTGATCCACGGACCGCGAACTCGGGTCGATCTACCACCACGATCGGTGTGCCCATCGCTGTATAGGGGCCGAAATCCTGATGCCGGTCCACGCTGACCACGATGATGCCTTCAACACGGCGTTCCACGAGAGCGCGAAGATTGGCCTGCTCCTTCGCCAGGTCCCAATCGGTCGTCGCGACCAAGAGCTCCAGTCCCTGCGTGAATGCCAGCGAAGAAATCGCCTGAGCGAGGCGTCCGAAGTAGGGCATCACGATGTCCGGAACCACGAGCCCGAGGGTCGATGAGCGCCCGAGAGCGAGCATCCGGGCGACGCCGTCGCGTTGATAGCCCAGGTCGTCGATCGCAGCCAGAACCTTGGCCCGTGCGGCCGATGAGACCGGCCGGGGCCCATTGTTGAGCACGTAGGACACCACGGCGGTCGACACCCCGGCCCGCAGTGCCACATCCTTCCTGGTTACTGCCACAATTGATGGTAACTGTGGGCGATCGAGCGGAAGTCGGGGGACTGTAGCGGGTCCGCTCCGGATTGCACTGCCGTGGCTGCAGGTGCCACCCGGTTAGCTGGAGCACGGTGTGCGACGGCGGTGGCCTCACCGTCCGGGGCGGCCTGCCCGTCAAGAACCGCGCACGAGCGCGTCACCGACCGGTTTGGGGTTGGCGGCTGATCGCGGTCGGGCATCGGGCTCCTTTACGGCGAGAGGATCGCTGAGTAGCGGAGGAATGAATTGCGTCAGTCTACGCGGGTTGACCACGTGTGTCTACGCGGGTAGAGTCCCATTCGATTTGCCCCAACGGAATGTGGACTTCACTCGAGCAGACGCGCATCGCGGCGCTGTCTCCTACTACGGCAGTAAGGACGCACGATGAACACAAACCCCATCCTGAATCGACGTAACTTCCTCGTGGCTGGCGCAGGTGCGGCGGGAGGCTTCCTCCTAGCGAGCTGCGCCGGCGGCAGTGCCGAGAGTGGTCCTGACGAGATCACCGGTGCCGGCTGGTCGGACGGCCTCAACGATCTCGTCTTCGGGCAGATCAAGACCGACTTCGAGGCAGCCAGCGGGCTGACTGTAACTCCGCAGGCCTCGGTGCCCTTCGACGACTACCAGACCCGGTTCCGCACCCTGATCGCAGGTGGTTCGCCACCGGACCTGATGCGCCTCAATGACGACTTCCTCCGGGAGATGTCGGACAAGGAGTCGATCCTCGACATCGAGCCCTACCTGTCTGAGTCAGGCGTGGACACCTCGGACTACTTCGAAGGCGTGCTCGACTTCACGGCACTGCCGAACGGCCGGGCGGGCTTGGCCATCGGAGCGCTGCCCCGAGTCATCTATTACAACAAGACGCTGTTCGAGGAGAAGGGCGTACCGCTCCCGCCTACGTCCTGGACATCTGACGGCTGGACCTGGGAGGACTTCCTGGAGACTGCCCGCGCGCTCACCGAAGGTGACACGTGGGGCGCATGCGTCGTCACCGATACTGCGTACGAGAACACCTGGGCAGTCAACAATGGTGGGGAGGGCATCTTCTCGGCCGACGGGCGCTCCTTCGCCCTTGCCGAGCCGGAGGGCGTTGAAGCGCTGCAATGGGCGGCCGACCTCGCGCTCGTGCACGAGGTGGCGCCTCCATGGGCCGAGGTGTCTGGGGACGACTCCGAGCAGCAGCTATTCGTCGGTGGCCGGTGCGCGATGCTCTTCTCCTCGATGTCAGTCTCCAGTTACTTCAACGAGAATGTCACGGAGTTCGAGTGGGACATCGCCCCCGTCCCGGGCAACGTGAACCAGTTCAGCGAGTCCTCGATGGCCTTGATGGTGATCCCGACGGCGGCAGCCAACCCCGACGGAGCCTGGGAGTTCCTGAAGTACGTCACCGGGCCCGAAGGTGGTCAGGCGATCGCGCAGAACCGCGTGGGTGTGCCGCTGAGCAGGACCGCCGCCGAGGCTCTTGAACCCGGTGGAGCCGGCCCTGCGAACATTCATCTGTTCACCGAAGCGGCCAAGAACAACCGAAGTGTGCATTCCACGACCGCCACCGCAGCGGCAGTGGCGATCTACCGGCCGGCGCTGGAACGTGCCCTGATCGGTGAGATCACGGTGGAGGAGGCACTGACCGGCGCTCGCGAGCAGGTGGAAGCGGCTCTGGCGTGACGTCGACCAACGTCCCTATCGCGCGCGCAGGGTCGTCGACAGACAGCTCCGGCCGACGGCGCCGGCTCGGCAGGGGCGAACTCGCCGGTTGGTTGTTCATCGCCCCGCTGATATTCGGCATCCTCGCTTTCCAGCTTGTGCCGATCGTGGTCTCGATCGTCGCGTCGTTCACCAACTGGGACGGCATCACCACGCCGCAGTTCATCGGCGCTGACAACTACGCAGGACTGGCACAGGACGACCTGTTCTGGACCACCCTGAGGAACACCGTGCTGTTCACCCTCGGGGTGATACCGCTGACGACCGTGGGAGCCTTGCTCCTGGCGGTGCTGTGCCAGGGAAAGTCGCGTGTGTCCAATGTGGTCTTCCGGACGGCGTACTTCACGCCCTATGTGACCAGCATCGTGGCGATCGGGTTGGTCTGGAGCAAGCTTCTCGCACCGAGCGGGTTCATCAACAGCGTCTTCGCCATGGTGGGCGTCGAGGGGCCAGCGTGGCTCACCAACTCGACCTGGGCACTTCCTGCAGTGATCCTCATCTCGGCATGGCAGGGAATCGGGTATCCGATGATCATCCTGCTCGGCGGCCTCCAGAGCATCGATGACTCACTCAATGAAGCCGCCAAGATCGATGGCGCAGGATCGAGACGACGCTTCTTCAGTATCACCCTGCCGTTGTTGACGCCTCAGATCTTCTTTGTTCTCGTGACGCAGTTCATCACCTCGTTCCAGGTCTTCGCGTTGATCTTTGTGCTGACCAGCGGAGGCCCCGGGAACGCGACAAATGTCTACATCTACTACCTCTATCAGAACGCTTTCACGTTCGGACAGTTGGGCTACGCCTCGGCCATGGCCTGGATCCTGTTCATCATCATCGGTGCCGTCACGTTCCTTCAGCTCAGGCTGCAGAAGCGCTGGGTCTTCTACAACTGATCGGGGAGACATGACACACCTGCAGATTCGACACGCGCCTGCGGCACGTGCACGGGAAACCCGGGTTGAGGCGTCTCGACGAACTGGAACCGTTCCCGAGCGAGGCGCCCGTCTGGCGCTGGCAGGGCGCGGTGGCAAGCTGATCCTGATGACGATGCTCGCCATCAGTTTTCTCACACCACTGAGCTGGATGCTCTCTGCGTCCTTGAAGACCGAGCAGGACATCGCCCAGAACCCGATGGGGTTCATCCCGCAGACCTGGGAGTGGCACAACTACGCTGCAGCGTTCGAATCGATCCGGCCGTTCTTCATCAACAGCGCGATGCTGGCCGTCATCAACGTCGTCGGAGTGCTCGCGGTCTCGTCAATCGCCGGATACGCCTTCGGCCGGCTCTCCTTCCGTGGCCGTGACCTTGCCTTCTCGCTCGTCCTAGCGACAGCGATCATCCCCGGGATCGTCCTGATCATCCCGCAGTACATCATCTTCCAGCAGATCGGCTGGGTGGACACCTTCTTCCCGCTGTGGGTGCCGCGCGTACTGACGCCGGTGTTCGGCACCTTCCTCCTCCGGCAAGCATTCATGACGCTGCCGAAGGAACTGGAGGAGGCCGCGAAGTTGGACGGCCTGAACACCTTCATGATCTATGCACGAATCATGCTGCCACAGGTCAAGCCAGCGCTTGCCGCAGTGGGTGTGTTCACCTTCGTGGAGTCGTGGAACGACCTCTTCGGCCCATTGATTTTCATCAATTCCACGCACCTACAGACTCTCCCGATCGCACTGGCACAG
Proteins encoded:
- a CDS encoding ABC transporter substrate-binding protein codes for the protein MNTNPILNRRNFLVAGAGAAGGFLLASCAGGSAESGPDEITGAGWSDGLNDLVFGQIKTDFEAASGLTVTPQASVPFDDYQTRFRTLIAGGSPPDLMRLNDDFLREMSDKESILDIEPYLSESGVDTSDYFEGVLDFTALPNGRAGLAIGALPRVIYYNKTLFEEKGVPLPPTSWTSDGWTWEDFLETARALTEGDTWGACVVTDTAYENTWAVNNGGEGIFSADGRSFALAEPEGVEALQWAADLALVHEVAPPWAEVSGDDSEQQLFVGGRCAMLFSSMSVSSYFNENVTEFEWDIAPVPGNVNQFSESSMALMVIPTAAANPDGAWEFLKYVTGPEGGQAIAQNRVGVPLSRTAAEALEPGGAGPANIHLFTEAAKNNRSVHSTTATAAAVAIYRPALERALIGEITVEEALTGAREQVEAALA
- a CDS encoding LacI family DNA-binding transcriptional regulator produces the protein MAVTRKDVALRAGVSTAVVSYVLNNGPRPVSSAARAKVLAAIDDLGYQRDGVARMLALGRSSTLGLVVPDIVMPYFGRLAQAISSLAFTQGLELLVATTDWDLAKEQANLRALVERRVEGIIVVSVDRHQDFGPYTAMGTPIVVVDRPEFAVRGSALVTQHLISHGHKKIALLGGPEGIVSTQRRYEGWRDVMAENHLHSGDDYVVAAPLTEPGGYDAVEQLLAMDPAPTAALVATDVQAFGVLRRLYERGVAVPGDLALAVANATELAQFTVPSLTSLVAPTIDIAGAAIEALDQRKDELVQTINVANYALAERESCGCLPRRSGGLR
- a CDS encoding carbohydrate ABC transporter permease, translating into MTMLAISFLTPLSWMLSASLKTEQDIAQNPMGFIPQTWEWHNYAAAFESIRPFFINSAMLAVINVVGVLAVSSIAGYAFGRLSFRGRDLAFSLVLATAIIPGIVLIIPQYIIFQQIGWVDTFFPLWVPRVLTPVFGTFLLRQAFMTLPKELEEAAKLDGLNTFMIYARIMLPQVKPALAAVGVFTFVESWNDLFGPLIFINSTHLQTLPIALAQFQGEFFSTTNLLMAASTITVVPVIVIYLIAQKYFVQGIASSGLK
- a CDS encoding carbohydrate ABC transporter permease yields the protein MTSTNVPIARAGSSTDSSGRRRRLGRGELAGWLFIAPLIFGILAFQLVPIVVSIVASFTNWDGITTPQFIGADNYAGLAQDDLFWTTLRNTVLFTLGVIPLTTVGALLLAVLCQGKSRVSNVVFRTAYFTPYVTSIVAIGLVWSKLLAPSGFINSVFAMVGVEGPAWLTNSTWALPAVILISAWQGIGYPMIILLGGLQSIDDSLNEAAKIDGAGSRRRFFSITLPLLTPQIFFVLVTQFITSFQVFALIFVLTSGGPGNATNVYIYYLYQNAFTFGQLGYASAMAWILFIIIGAVTFLQLRLQKRWVFYN
- a CDS encoding DUF6221 family protein gives rise to the protein MTITEFIHARIDDDEAAALRIPAGVGAGLHPFGRERILAECAVKRALVQELWETAGLSGNEFGAFRDWHELERVGEYPSGLRHLATLYSDHPDFQETWTP
- a CDS encoding RNA polymerase sigma factor; the encoded protein is MSRADRAADAALLAGLAVDDPGASAAFVRRFQSAVFGMAVSITRDAALAEDVSQEVFLRAWGAAGGYDARRASVLTWILTIARNAAIDAVRARRSTPTEDDVLDRLVQDTLTTSPDLEETAVHRVEAERAVRRLHRLSPEQARAVVLAVLGGCTAAEVSVREKIPLGTAKTRIRDGLRKLRRGVETEQGGGS